A region from the Triticum aestivum cultivar Chinese Spring chromosome 3D, IWGSC CS RefSeq v2.1, whole genome shotgun sequence genome encodes:
- the LOC123077909 gene encoding uncharacterized protein isoform X1, which produces MASPGSRRRTCGSWPTRSSAAAATASTSCTASRPPTMRGWRRGCVDGKLECLYHGWQFDGQGKCVKIPQVNGAMMWWYNISAAVLQAAFHVEDRVQGRGVSDIVHILLSLFVKLVCTLCRRQALARLMGIGWSMHAGDGGSPRLSSSPARTRHLTTSSIASHEDRARAAVQVSYTRRPLWSPLEGLELGGSLADDGGLDGGYFCSRMIA; this is translated from the exons ATGGCGTCGCCCGGGTCGCGGCGGCGTACGTGCGGATCATGGCCGACACgatcctcggcggcggcggccacggctTCTACGTCATGCACTGCATCGAGACCTCCTACAAT GCGAGGATGGAGGAGAGGCTGCGTCGATGGCAAGCTTGAGTGCCTCTACCATGGCTGGCAGTTCGACGGCCAGGGCAAGTGCGTCAAGATCCCACAG GTTAATGGAGCAATGATGTGGTGGTATAACATATCTGCGGCGGTTCTTCAAGCAGCTTTCCATGTGGAGGATCGCGTCCAGGGTAGAGGAGTCTCTGATATTGTCCACATTTTGCTGTCTCTATTCGTCAAGCTTGTGTGCACATTAT GTCGTCGTCAAGCCCTCGCGCGGCTCATGGGCATAGGCTGGTCCATGCACGCTGGTGATGGCGGCTCACCAAGGTTGTCGTCGTCGCCTGCACGCACGAGGCACCTGACGACCTCCTCCATCGCCAGCCACGAGGACCGGGCACGAGCTGCAGTACAGGTCTCGTACACGAG GAGGCCCTTGTGGTCGCCGCTGGAGGGGCTGGAGCTTGGCGGCAGCCTGGCGGATGACGGGGGCCTGGACGGGGGCTATTTCTGTAGCAGGATGATAGCTTAA
- the LOC123077909 gene encoding uncharacterized protein isoform X2: protein MASPGSRRRTCGSWPTRSSAAAATASTSCTASRPPTMRGWRRGCVDGKLECLYHGWQFDGQGKCVKIPQVNGAMMWWYNISAAVLQAAFHVEDRVQGRRQALARLMGIGWSMHAGDGGSPRLSSSPARTRHLTTSSIASHEDRARAAVQVSYTRRPLWSPLEGLELGGSLADDGGLDGGYFCSRMIA from the exons ATGGCGTCGCCCGGGTCGCGGCGGCGTACGTGCGGATCATGGCCGACACgatcctcggcggcggcggccacggctTCTACGTCATGCACTGCATCGAGACCTCCTACAAT GCGAGGATGGAGGAGAGGCTGCGTCGATGGCAAGCTTGAGTGCCTCTACCATGGCTGGCAGTTCGACGGCCAGGGCAAGTGCGTCAAGATCCCACAG GTTAATGGAGCAATGATGTGGTGGTATAACATATCTGCGGCGGTTCTTCAAGCAGCTTTCCATGTGGAGGATCGCGTCCAGG GTCGTCGTCAAGCCCTCGCGCGGCTCATGGGCATAGGCTGGTCCATGCACGCTGGTGATGGCGGCTCACCAAGGTTGTCGTCGTCGCCTGCACGCACGAGGCACCTGACGACCTCCTCCATCGCCAGCCACGAGGACCGGGCACGAGCTGCAGTACAGGTCTCGTACACGAG GAGGCCCTTGTGGTCGCCGCTGGAGGGGCTGGAGCTTGGCGGCAGCCTGGCGGATGACGGGGGCCTGGACGGGGGCTATTTCTGTAGCAGGATGATAGCTTAA